DNA from Parageobacillus thermoglucosidasius:
CACAAATTGAAATGAAAGCGCTTTTGTGCTATGTTTTAGAAGAATCGTGCTACGCTTTGGATATTTGAAATGGGAGGGGATAAATGTGTGGAAAAAAGGATGGAGATGGGCTGTGATTGGAGCTTTATCGCTTCTGGCTTTATCCGGCTGTTCTTCTTCAGATACTAAAAACATAGAGAATGTTAATGTTAACGAGTTAGTGTTGGCAGTAGGTGGAGAACCAGAAGAAGGATTCGACCCGACAACCGGTTGGGGACACTACGGTTCCCCGTTGTTTCAAAGCACCTTGCTCAAGAGAGACAAACATTTGAATATTGTAAATGATCTGGCCACTGATTATGATATTAGCGAAGATGGGAAGGTTTGGACTGTTCAGCTACGTAAAGATGTCAAATTTTCCGATGGAAAACCTCTGACAGCCGAAGATGTGAAATTTACATTTGATACTGCTGCGAAAAACGCTTCTGTCATTGATTTGACGAATTTAAAGGAAGTAAAAGTGATAAATGATTATACAGTCACTTTTACATTAAAGGAACCACAATCCACATTTCTCTATACGCTTGTCACGCTAGGAATCGTTCCAAAACATGCTTATGGAAAAGACTACGCGGAACACCCAATCGGTTCCGGACCATACAAGCTTGTGCAATGGGATAAAGGTCAGCAGGTTATCGTTGAAGCGAATCCTGAATATTACGGAAAAAAACCTTATTTTAAAAAGATTACTTTTCTTTTTTTGAACGAGGATGCCGCATTCGCTGCAGCAAAAGCAAAAGAAGTAGATGTTGCCTATATACCTTCTGCTTTCAGTAAACAAAAAGTTCCAGGCATGCGTCTTGAAGCGATCAAAACCGTAGACAACCGTGGTATTATGTTTCCTTTCGTTCCTTCTGGCGATAAAACGAAAGATGGCTATCCAATCGGGAACGATGTGACGGCGGATATCGCCATTCGAAAAGCAATCAATGTAGCCATCGATCGTAAAGCATTGGTTGAAGGGGTATTAGAAGGTTACGGAACCCCTGCGTATACAGCTGTTGACGGTCTGCCATGGTGGAACGAACAGACGGTGTTCCAGGATGGGGATATTGAGGAGGCCAAAAAAATCCTTTCCGATGCTGGATGGAAAGATCGCGATGGTGATGGAATTGTAGAAAAAGGCTCCTTAAAGGCTGAGTTTACATTACTTTACCCTTCTGGTGATGTTACACGGCAATCATTGGCACTGGCGGTTGCAGATATGGTCAAACCGATTGGGATAAAAATCCATGTAGAAGGAAAAAGCTGGGATGACATAAAAAAACTGATGCATTCCAATGCCGTGCTTTTCGGTTTTGGCAGTCATGATCCGACGGAAATGTTCAACTTATACAGCAGTTCTTATCAAGGAGTTGATTATTATAATCCGGGTTTTTACAGTAATCCGGTTGTTGACAAATGGTTCGATAAAGCGCTGAAAGCAAAAACCGAGAAAGAAGCACTTGAATATTGGAAGAAGGCACAATGGGACGGAAAAACAGGATTGAGTGCTTTGGGGGATGCTCCTTATGCATGGCTAGTGAATATCGATCATTTGTACTTAGTAAATGAACGTCTGGATATCGGAGAGCAACCTATCCATCCTCATGGTCATGGCTGGCCGATTACAAGTAATATCGAAGAGTGGAAATGGATGGAACAAAAGAAATGAGGGTTTTATTATGCAGCTCCGTTGGATTCGTTTTTTAGTAATGAAAATACTTCGTCTTGCCAGTTTGTTAATAGCTGTAAGCGTAATATCGTTTTGGCTAGTCAGCTTATCGCCTGTGGATCCGATCCAAGCATATATTGGTGCAGATATGCTGAGAGTAGGAACTGAACAACGCCAGGCGATCGCTTCTTATTGGGGGCTTGACCTTCCTCCTATGGAACGTTTTATCCGTTGGGCTGCCGCGTTGCTTCATGGCGATTTAGGCACTTCTATGATTTATCGTCAGCCTGTTGCAGAAGTGATTCATGAGCGATTTTCGAACTCTTTTTGGTTAATGGCATCATCTTGGATTTTATCGGGGATCATCGGATTTGTTTCCGGTGTTATTGCAGCAATGAAAAAAGATACTTGGGTCGACAAAATGATTACATGGTATTGCTATACATTAGTCTCAACCCCAACATTTTGGATAGGATTAATGTTGTTAATCATTTTTGCAGTATGGCTCGGATGGTTGCCGGTTGGACTCGGCGTACCGGCAGGTGTGCTTGCAGAACAGGTAACTATTGAAGATAGACTTCGTCATATGGTGCTTCCTATGTTGACGCTCAGTATAGTTGGCATTGCCCCGATCGCTTTGCATACTAGGCAAAAATTAATTGACGTGCTGACTAGCGAATATGTGCGATTTGCAATCGCAAGGGGAGAACAGGGATTAGGGCTTGTTTTAAGGCATGGTTTGAGAAACATCGCCCTCCCTGCCATCAGCTTACAATTTGCTTCTTTTAGTGAATTATTTGGCGGAGCAGTATTGGCCGAACAGGTTTTTTCGTATCCTGGGCTTGGACAAGCAACCGTAGAGGCAGGTCTTCGGGGAGATGTCCCTTTGTTATTGGGGCTTGTTTTGTTCAGCACACTATTTGTATTTATCGGGAACGGGCTTGCTGATTTCCTTTATCAAATAGTTGATCCCCGCCTCCGTGGAGGAGGTAGAGCATGATGATGGAGCGAAAAATCAAGCGGTTTACGAAATGGAAATTCCCGGTTTATTTGAACCGAAGGCAGCGCGCATTATTGTCAGTTTTTTTTGCGGTTTGTTTGCTTGTTGCCGTTGGAATCGGAGGGACTCTTTTAGAATCACGCGCGATCTCTACAAGTTTAACGGAACGAAATGTTCCTCCATCGTTTGAACATCCGTTTGGTACTGATTGGCTGGGCCGCGATATGTTTGCCCGCACGATTTCAGGACTTGTTTTAAGCATCCAAGTGGGCTTGATCGGTGCGGCAAGCAGTGTGCTCATTGCTCTTAGCCTTGGGTTGGCAGCCGCGACATGGGGAAGAACAGCGGATCGAATTATTTCATGGCTCATCGATTTATTTTTAAGCCTTCCACATTTAGTAACCATGATTTTAATCGCATTCGTTAGCGGCGGAGGAATGAAAGGTGTCATTTTAGGGGTTGCGCTAACTCATTGGACAAGCTTGGCGCGAGTCATTCGGGCGGAAGTCCTGCAGCTTAAATCGGCAGAATTTGTCCAGGTTTCTCGCCGTTTAGGAAAATCTAGATGGTGGGTAGCGTCTCGGCACATTTTCCCGCACCTTATTCCTCAGTTATTGGTTGGCTTGTTACTTTTGTTCCCGCATGCCATATTACATGAAGCATCTATTACATTTCTCGGTCTTGGCTTATCACCACACCAACCTGCGATCGGCATCATTTTATCCGAATCGATGCGTTATTTGTCAACAGGCATGTGGTGGCTGACGGTACTTCCAGGATTAGCATTGTTAACCGTTGTTAGGGCTTTTGACCGAATCGGCGATCATTTACATCTAATGCTCGATCCGCATCGCTCACAGGAATAGCTTGATTTTAAAAAGGGGAGGCACGCTTGCATTGGCCATCTTAGAAGTAGAAAATTTGTCTGTTTCATTTTTGCGGTATACTGGCATGTTCAAACAGCAGACCATTCGGGTAATCGAAGACCTACACTTGTCTATTAATAAAGGAGAAATGATGGCGGTTGTCGGGGCAAGCGGCTCAGGAAAAAGCTTGCTTGCCCATGCCATTTTAGGCATTCTTCCAGAAAATGCCCAAATGTCGGGAATGATCCGGTATTGCGGGGAAACGCTTGATCCGGTTAAACAAGCTGCTTTACGAGGACGAGAAATTGCTTTTGTTCCTCAATCTGTTAACTCCCTTGATCCGCTAATGCGGGTAGGGGCACAAGTAAGAATGACCGCAAAAGGCAAAGACCCAATAGCAAAGCAGCGCGAAGTGTTTCAACGCTACCGTTTGCCCGAAAACGTTGAACGAATGTATCCGTTTCAATTATCAGGGGGAATGGCGCGAAAGGTGTTATTAGCCACTGCAACAGTAAGTGATGCTCAGGTGATTGTTGCTGATGAACCTACTTCAGGTATGCATGCGGATGATGTTAAAGAAGCGTTACAGCAATTGAAGGAGCTTACAAATCAAGGTTGTGCCGTACTCCTTATTACCCATGATGTGGAAGCCGCATTAGAAACTGCACATCGAGTCGCCGTCTTCTTTGCGGGAACTATTGTAGAAATTGCCCCTTCTGCTGATTTTTCCGGGGATGGAGAACGGCTCAGACATCCATACAGCCGGGCATTATGGAGTGCATTGCCCCAAAATAAATTCATGCCGATCTCTGGAGTTCAGCCCCATCCCAATGAAGTTCGTGAGGGCTGTTTGTTCGCAGAGCACTGTCCGTTAACAACCATAGATTGTAAAAATAAAAGGCCGGAAATGCGTGAATTGCGTGAAGGGATGGTGCGATGCCATCATGCTACTTGAAGGCAAAGATCTTAGTTTTCGTTATCATCATGGTCCTTGGCTATTTCGGGAAATCGATGTGGCGATTCGCACAGGTGAAGTCGTTGGATTGCTTGGGCAGAACGGGTGCGGCAAAACAACGCTTGGGCGCATTTTGGCAGGGTATGACAATCCAATCAAAGGCAAAGTTTTAATGAACGGGCTTCCATTACCCGGCCACGGATACTGTCCGGTGCAAATGATATTTCAACATCCTGAACGGGCAGTAAATCCCCGCTGGCGCCTGTCCAAAACGATTACCGAGGGATGGGTGCCAGATAACGATTTATTAGAAAAATTTAATGTTCGAAAAGAATGGCTGGACCGGTGGCCAAACGAACTATCCGGCGGTGAGCTGCAACGAATTTGCATTGTTCGCGCATTAGGCCCTCAAACCCGTTTTCTTATAGCTGATGAAATAACTGCGATGTTAGATGCAATTACACAAGCGCGGATATTTCATTCCTTACTTCAAATTGTGAGGGAACGAAATCTGGGGATGCTCGTCATTAGCCATGACCGTCATTTGATAAAGCGGATTTGCGACAGGATCATTTTTTGGGAAAATTTAGTGCATTGACGTTCTTCACCCGTTTTTCTCTTTGTGGTTATGAATCATAAAATATATTATATTGTTTTTTTTAACATTTTTTCGCGAAGCTTCCTCCTCCAAGCGGAACAAAGGTGGGAGAGGCCCATAGCGCTTTCATGATATGCCGCAGAGGGAGAATAACAGCGAAATGAGGCTGTCCGCAAAAGGGCGTTTTACCGGCCTTTTGCGACAGCCTCTTGAAAAGTTTTATTCGTCGTTAAGCCTTTTTCCAATTTCTTTTAATACGGAAAGAATGAAGCGGATCGCCCGGTTGATGTCAGGATCATTCAGCGATTTGAAAAGATCGAAAATGCCAATTTTCCCCTCTGTCTCTTTCGTGTGTTTATACGCTTCGGCAACACCAGAAGTGGTGCTTTCCAATAATTTAGCCGTTAATTGCGGATCGAGATTGGCAAGCAGCTGCGCCATTCCGATCACATGATTAATGACCGTTGTCACCGGTTTGCGGTTTGCTTGGCCGATGACGATTTTCGCGATGTCCTCTCTCGCTTTCAACATCGCGTTTACTGCTTCGAGAATGCCGCTATGATGGAGTTCTTCCATAATAGCAAGCAGCTCAGCGATGGCTTCTTCTTTTTCCGTTAGCGAAGTTTTTAGTTCTTCAATTGCTTTTTCCCGCTTTTCTTCTTCAGTGAGCGTTTGTTTTTGAATGGCAGTAATCGGTTTAGCCACGCGGCTCTGCCTCCTTCCATTTATCCGTTAGAGGAACGTAATCCGGGCGCCGCCATTTTCGTTCGACTTCGACGCCTTTACGCGGATTCCGCTTTTTAAAGCGCGGATTTGTGCGCGGAAGCGGAGGCGTGCCCTCGACTTCTAACACTTGCATCCGTACTTTTGTTTGTTTGAATGCCGGCGTGTTGGTGCGATGGTCCGTCGCAGGGCCGGTAAGGATGTTAATGGCGCTTTCGTTCGTCGCCGAGTGCATTGGCAGGAACAATTCTTTTCCTTTGACGCGGTCTGTGACGAGCACGCGCACTTTCACGTGGCCGAATGGCGATTCTAAACGAACGAGCGAGCCGTCTTTGATGCCGCGTTCTTTCGCAAGTTCCGGCGATACTTCGACGAACACTTCCGGGAATTTTTTCAGAATGCCTTGCGATTTGTATGTTAAATTTCCTTCATGGAAATGTTCAAGCAACCGCCCGTTATTGACAAGCAAGTCATATTCTTCCGGATATTCTGTCGGTTGCACCCAATCGGCAAGCGCAAAGCGTGCTTTTCCATCCGGGAAGTTGAAGCGTTCTTTATAAAGAATTGGTGTATGCGCACCGTCATAGCTGCCCCAGCAGAGGCTGTTCCATCCTTCCAAGTTTTCATATTGCGCTTGCGAGAATAGTGGCGCGAGGCTTGCAATTTCATCCATAATTTCTTTTGGACCGGCGTAGTTCCAATCAGCGCCCAGCCGTTTTGCAATTTCTTGAATAATCCACCAGTCTGGCTTTGAATCACCAAGCGGCTCAAGCGCTTGGTAAAAACGTTGAATGCGGCGTTCCGTATTGGTAAACGTTCCTTCTTTTTCTAAGCTTGGTGTTGCTGGCAAAACAACATCAGCAAACTGAGCTGTTTTCGATAGGAAAATGTCTTGTACTACTAAGAAGTCTAATTCGGAAAGCACTTTTTGGACATGATTGGCGTTGCAGTCGACAAACGCCATATCTTCACCGACGATATACATTGCTTTTAATTTTCCTTGTTCAGCAGCCTCAATCATTTGAATGTTGTCAAGCCCTGGTTTTCCATCGATGCGGACACCGTATGCTTTTTCAAATTTAGCCCGCGCGATGTCATCTGTAATATGTTGGTATCCTGGGAGCCAGCCAGGGAGCGAGCCCATATCACAAGCGCCTTGCACATTGTTATGACCGCGCAGCGGGAACGCTCCGGCGCCTGGGCGGCCGTAGTTGCCGGTTGCGAGCAATAAGTTCGAGATGGCTGCAGATGTATCGCTTCCTCCCGTGTTTTGCGTGACTCCCATTCCCCACAGGACGCACGTGCCATCCGCTTCATGGATCATTTCAGCGATGCGAATCAAGTCTTCTTTCGCAACTCCTGTTACTTCTTCTGCGTAATCGAGCGTATATTTTTCAAGCACTTGTTTGAATTCGTCGAAGAAATGAACGCGTTCGCGAATGAATTTTTCGTCGTGCCATCCTTGGTCGATGATATATTTCGTGACCGCCATCAACCATACTTGGTCAGTGCCTTGTTTTGGTCTGATAAATAGATCGGCGCGTTCTGCCATTTCGTTTTTGCGCAAGTCGGCAACAATTAGTTTTTGGCCGAACAGTTTGTGGGCGCGTTTGACGCGGGTCGCTAAAACAGGGTGACCTTCTGCTGGGTTAGCGCCGATAATAATGACAAGCCCAGCTGATGCGATATCATGAATCGTTCCGGAATCGCCGCCCATTCCTACTGTGCGGAACAATCCGTCGGTTGCCGGAGATTGGCAATAGCGTGAACAGTTGTCGACATTGTTCGTTTCAAACACTTGCCGGGCCAATTTTTGCATTAAATAGTTTTCTTCATTAGATATTTTTGATGATGAAATAAAGCCAATGGCATTGCCGCCGTATTTTTGCTTAATTTCGCCAAGTTTTTCCGCAACAAGCGAAAGCGCTTCTTCCCACGTTGACTCTACAAACGTATCACCTTTGCGGATGAGCGGTTTTGTAAGGCGTGCTTCGCTGTTGACGAAATCCCAGCCGAATTTTCCTTTAACACATGTGGAAATCGCATTGACCGGCGCTTCGGAGACAGGCTGGATTTTCAAAATCTTCCGTCCTTTTGTCCAGACTTCAAACGAACAGCCAACACCGCAGAACGTGCAAACCGTTTTCGTCTTTTTGATGCGCTGTTTCCGCATCGCCGCTTCGATTTCGGAAACGGCAAAAATGCTCGTGTAGTTCGGCTCCACTTCTTTGACAAAATTGATCATCGGATTTAAGATTTCTTGGTCTAATCCAGTCATAAACCCGGCTTCGCCTAGCATCGATTTTTCCATTAACGCATTGCATGGACAAACGGTGACGCACTGTCCACAGCTGACACAGGAAGATTCATTGATCGGAACACCGTTGTCCCAAATGACGCGAGGACGTTCCGCCTCCCAGTCGATCGATAACGTTTCGTTTACTTGCAAGTTTTGACATACTTCGACACATTGTCCGCAGGCGATGCATTGGTTTGGATCATAACGATAGAACGGATGGGACATATCGACTTCCGATGGATCCACTTTTGGGCGATATGGATACGACTGGTGCTCAATTCCCATCAATTCCGCCGTATTATGCAGTTTGCAGTTCCCGTTATTGTTGTCACATACAGTACAATATAATAAGTGGTTTTCTAAAATGCGGTCCATTGCTTCTTTTTGCGCTGCTTTCGCCCGTGCTGAAGCTAGTTCGACATTCATCCCGTTTTCTGCAGGGGTCGAACAGGCGCGCACTAATTTTCCGTCTACCTCGACGATGCACGTATCACAGGTCTGAATGGCTCCAAGTTCAGGAGTATAGCAAACTTGCGGATGCGGAATGCCGTTTTCGTTAACGATTTCTAAAATCGTCATTCCTTGTTTGGCATTGTAATCCGTTCCGTTTATTGTAATCGTTATCAACTGTTCGTTCATGCTTAAACCAAACCTCCTTATCATTAAAATAAAAACTCCACCATGAATGCAGATTATGCAAATCATGGTGGAGTAGTTTTTTAGCATGCGATGCTAAAATAACCAATCCATCTTCCCAAGGTAGACTAGTAGAAAAATAACAAGGAAATTTTATTTTCCTTATTACTTTTCCACTATGATTAATAATTATTTTTAATTTTTCATTATAATTATAAGTGCAATCATAATTATAGTACTGTGTTGTTTATAAAACAAGAAGAAAAAATTTATATTTTCCGAAAATCTGCGATGGAGAGGAGCTTTTCCATGTCGAGAAAAGAAGCGGCATTTAACGATTTGGTGAGAAAAGTCCGCAAACAACTGTTTGGAAAAGGACCGGAACGGATTAAAACATATTTCATCGACAATCTCGCTGTTACCATATTGCAAGGAAATTTAACGCCGACGGAAAAATTTATTGCGAGATCGCCAGAAGGAAAAGAAATGGTGCATACCGCCCGCACGCGGATGATACAAGAAGTATATGCGCAAAAAGTGCCGGAAGGCCTTGAAGAACTGGCAGGGTCCAAACTGCTCTATTTATTTAACGATATTAAGGTGGAAGAAGATATTGCTGTCTCTGTATTTATATTTGAAAAACCAATTAAAGAACATTAAAGAAGGGAAGACTATAAAAAATTCAGTATTGTTTTATAATTCGTTTTCATGGTATCCTAAAAGCAGGCTTTATATGTTTGATATATTTTATACGGTAGGAAGCTTAGCTATGCAATAGCGAATGACGCCGTTGTTAGTTAAGTTTCCTTGTCGTGTGCAATTAGCGCGTTGGTTTTGTCACAGAAATGCTGTGTCGAAACTACCGCCACTTCTCTATGTACGCGAAGGAATAGTATGCCTTCGTCATAGAAAGGTGGCGGTTTTTCTTTTGGTGAGTCCAGAAACGGGGGTGATTTGATGGAGCCGTCAGTGATGCGGCAGCAAAAAATCATTAAGTATCGCAACGAACATTTTGAACAGATCGATGATGAAATCGCTGTGGAATTTCCGCTTACTATTGTTGTTGATGGACAGGAATTTGCGACAATGGTATGCACGCCGACCCATTTAGAAGAGTTGGTTATCGGATTTTTGGCTTCAGAAGGGCTGATCCGTTCTAGCCAAGAGATAAAGGCGATATCTGTGGATGAACATCGCGGTTTTGCCTACATCGAGCTTGTCACAAAACAGTCCATCCAAAAAGAATTTTACGCAAAACGGTTTATCGGATCGTGCTGTGGAAAAAGCAGACAATTTTACTTTTATAATGATATGAAAACGGCAAAAACGATTGTACACAGCACGAGTGTTCATGTGGAACAATGTTTTCGCTTAATGCGGTCGTTGCAAGAAAGATCGACTGATTTTCAAGCGACTGGCGGCATTCATAACGCAGCGCTTTGCACACCGGATGAACTTGTCATCGTTCGCTCTGACATTGGCAGACATAATACGTTAGACAAAATTTACGGATATTGTTTGCAGCACGACTTGCCGTTATCGGACAAATTGATCGTGTTTAGCGGAAGAGTGTCATCGGAAGTGTTGTTAAAAGTTTCGAAGATGGGGATAGGCATTATTTTATCGAAATCCGCGCCAACGACGCTGGCACTCGAATTAGCGAACGATTTAGGCATTACCGTTGTTGGGTTTATTCGGGGCAATACGTTTAACGTATATACACATCCCAATAAAATAATAGGATTACAAGAAAAAACATTACCGTCTAATCTTTAAGGCAAATGGGGGATCAAGACCATGGCTTATCGCAATCCATCACAAATCGCACAAATCACGATTGAAACAG
Protein-coding regions in this window:
- the fdhF gene encoding formate dehydrogenase subunit alpha is translated as MNEQLITITINGTDYNAKQGMTILEIVNENGIPHPQVCYTPELGAIQTCDTCIVEVDGKLVRACSTPAENGMNVELASARAKAAQKEAMDRILENHLLYCTVCDNNNGNCKLHNTAELMGIEHQSYPYRPKVDPSEVDMSHPFYRYDPNQCIACGQCVEVCQNLQVNETLSIDWEAERPRVIWDNGVPINESSCVSCGQCVTVCPCNALMEKSMLGEAGFMTGLDQEILNPMINFVKEVEPNYTSIFAVSEIEAAMRKQRIKKTKTVCTFCGVGCSFEVWTKGRKILKIQPVSEAPVNAISTCVKGKFGWDFVNSEARLTKPLIRKGDTFVESTWEEALSLVAEKLGEIKQKYGGNAIGFISSSKISNEENYLMQKLARQVFETNNVDNCSRYCQSPATDGLFRTVGMGGDSGTIHDIASAGLVIIIGANPAEGHPVLATRVKRAHKLFGQKLIVADLRKNEMAERADLFIRPKQGTDQVWLMAVTKYIIDQGWHDEKFIRERVHFFDEFKQVLEKYTLDYAEEVTGVAKEDLIRIAEMIHEADGTCVLWGMGVTQNTGGSDTSAAISNLLLATGNYGRPGAGAFPLRGHNNVQGACDMGSLPGWLPGYQHITDDIARAKFEKAYGVRIDGKPGLDNIQMIEAAEQGKLKAMYIVGEDMAFVDCNANHVQKVLSELDFLVVQDIFLSKTAQFADVVLPATPSLEKEGTFTNTERRIQRFYQALEPLGDSKPDWWIIQEIAKRLGADWNYAGPKEIMDEIASLAPLFSQAQYENLEGWNSLCWGSYDGAHTPILYKERFNFPDGKARFALADWVQPTEYPEEYDLLVNNGRLLEHFHEGNLTYKSQGILKKFPEVFVEVSPELAKERGIKDGSLVRLESPFGHVKVRVLVTDRVKGKELFLPMHSATNESAINILTGPATDHRTNTPAFKQTKVRMQVLEVEGTPPLPRTNPRFKKRNPRKGVEVERKWRRPDYVPLTDKWKEAEPRG
- a CDS encoding ABC transporter substrate-binding protein — translated: MWKKGWRWAVIGALSLLALSGCSSSDTKNIENVNVNELVLAVGGEPEEGFDPTTGWGHYGSPLFQSTLLKRDKHLNIVNDLATDYDISEDGKVWTVQLRKDVKFSDGKPLTAEDVKFTFDTAAKNASVIDLTNLKEVKVINDYTVTFTLKEPQSTFLYTLVTLGIVPKHAYGKDYAEHPIGSGPYKLVQWDKGQQVIVEANPEYYGKKPYFKKITFLFLNEDAAFAAAKAKEVDVAYIPSAFSKQKVPGMRLEAIKTVDNRGIMFPFVPSGDKTKDGYPIGNDVTADIAIRKAINVAIDRKALVEGVLEGYGTPAYTAVDGLPWWNEQTVFQDGDIEEAKKILSDAGWKDRDGDGIVEKGSLKAEFTLLYPSGDVTRQSLALAVADMVKPIGIKIHVEGKSWDDIKKLMHSNAVLFGFGSHDPTEMFNLYSSSYQGVDYYNPGFYSNPVVDKWFDKALKAKTEKEALEYWKKAQWDGKTGLSALGDAPYAWLVNIDHLYLVNERLDIGEQPIHPHGHGWPITSNIEEWKWMEQKK
- a CDS encoding ABC transporter permease codes for the protein MQLRWIRFLVMKILRLASLLIAVSVISFWLVSLSPVDPIQAYIGADMLRVGTEQRQAIASYWGLDLPPMERFIRWAAALLHGDLGTSMIYRQPVAEVIHERFSNSFWLMASSWILSGIIGFVSGVIAAMKKDTWVDKMITWYCYTLVSTPTFWIGLMLLIIFAVWLGWLPVGLGVPAGVLAEQVTIEDRLRHMVLPMLTLSIVGIAPIALHTRQKLIDVLTSEYVRFAIARGEQGLGLVLRHGLRNIALPAISLQFASFSELFGGAVLAEQVFSYPGLGQATVEAGLRGDVPLLLGLVLFSTLFVFIGNGLADFLYQIVDPRLRGGGRA
- a CDS encoding DUF2294 domain-containing protein; translation: MSRKEAAFNDLVRKVRKQLFGKGPERIKTYFIDNLAVTILQGNLTPTEKFIARSPEGKEMVHTARTRMIQEVYAQKVPEGLEELAGSKLLYLFNDIKVEEDIAVSVFIFEKPIKEH
- a CDS encoding ABC transporter ATP-binding protein; protein product: MLLEGKDLSFRYHHGPWLFREIDVAIRTGEVVGLLGQNGCGKTTLGRILAGYDNPIKGKVLMNGLPLPGHGYCPVQMIFQHPERAVNPRWRLSKTITEGWVPDNDLLEKFNVRKEWLDRWPNELSGGELQRICIVRALGPQTRFLIADEITAMLDAITQARIFHSLLQIVRERNLGMLVISHDRHLIKRICDRIIFWENLVH
- the fdhD gene encoding formate dehydrogenase accessory sulfurtransferase FdhD, coding for MEPSVMRQQKIIKYRNEHFEQIDDEIAVEFPLTIVVDGQEFATMVCTPTHLEELVIGFLASEGLIRSSQEIKAISVDEHRGFAYIELVTKQSIQKEFYAKRFIGSCCGKSRQFYFYNDMKTAKTIVHSTSVHVEQCFRLMRSLQERSTDFQATGGIHNAALCTPDELVIVRSDIGRHNTLDKIYGYCLQHDLPLSDKLIVFSGRVSSEVLLKVSKMGIGIILSKSAPTTLALELANDLGITVVGFIRGNTFNVYTHPNKIIGLQEKTLPSNL
- a CDS encoding DUF1641 domain-containing protein, producing MAKPITAIQKQTLTEEEKREKAIEELKTSLTEKEEAIAELLAIMEELHHSGILEAVNAMLKAREDIAKIVIGQANRKPVTTVINHVIGMAQLLANLDPQLTAKLLESTTSGVAEAYKHTKETEGKIGIFDLFKSLNDPDINRAIRFILSVLKEIGKRLNDE
- a CDS encoding ABC transporter permease; translation: MMMERKIKRFTKWKFPVYLNRRQRALLSVFFAVCLLVAVGIGGTLLESRAISTSLTERNVPPSFEHPFGTDWLGRDMFARTISGLVLSIQVGLIGAASSVLIALSLGLAAATWGRTADRIISWLIDLFLSLPHLVTMILIAFVSGGGMKGVILGVALTHWTSLARVIRAEVLQLKSAEFVQVSRRLGKSRWWVASRHIFPHLIPQLLVGLLLLFPHAILHEASITFLGLGLSPHQPAIGIILSESMRYLSTGMWWLTVLPGLALLTVVRAFDRIGDHLHLMLDPHRSQE
- a CDS encoding ABC transporter ATP-binding protein; its protein translation is MAILEVENLSVSFLRYTGMFKQQTIRVIEDLHLSINKGEMMAVVGASGSGKSLLAHAILGILPENAQMSGMIRYCGETLDPVKQAALRGREIAFVPQSVNSLDPLMRVGAQVRMTAKGKDPIAKQREVFQRYRLPENVERMYPFQLSGGMARKVLLATATVSDAQVIVADEPTSGMHADDVKEALQQLKELTNQGCAVLLITHDVEAALETAHRVAVFFAGTIVEIAPSADFSGDGERLRHPYSRALWSALPQNKFMPISGVQPHPNEVREGCLFAEHCPLTTIDCKNKRPEMRELREGMVRCHHAT